One Pseudomonas brassicacearum genomic region harbors:
- the treZ gene encoding malto-oligosyltrehalose trehalohydrolase codes for MPSRTPETWTHGAVMLDAEHTRFALWAPDAFFVSVELDTGDSIPLLPQADGWFMIQTRCPAGTRYRYNIDGEQEVPDPASRAQAGDIDRHSVVVDPHAYSWRHINWSGRPWHEAVIYELHVGALGGFEGVEQHLARLAGLGVTAIELMPLAQFPGDRNWGYDGVLPYAPQASYGTPEQLKHLIDSAHGHGLAVILDVVYNHFGPDGNYLHRYAKGFFREDKHTPWGAAIDFRRREVRDFFIDNALMWLLEYRFDGLRLDAVHAIEDPDFLHELATKVREQVDPARHVWLTVENEHNQASLLEQHYDAQWNDDGHNALHVLLTGETDAYYADYAEQPTEQLARCLSQGFVFQGHTNRHGEARGEPSGHLPPSAFVLFLQNHDQIGNRALGERLHQLAPPQALHAAIALLLLSPMIPLLFMGDEVAAEHPFLFFTSHHGELAELVREGRRNEFAAFSAFADPEKRERIPDPNDAATFEASRPQFEAQHPHQHATEALYRQLLKIRREEIVPRLPGAQALGADVLGHGAVSARWRLGDGSVLRIDLNLSEQPIEHTAPEEVHILFEHPHQVMGLLQQGVLAPYSALVSLTQATNLPNITGERL; via the coding sequence ATGCCGTCAAGGACGCCTGAAACCTGGACCCATGGCGCGGTCATGCTCGATGCCGAGCACACCCGCTTCGCCCTCTGGGCCCCGGATGCTTTTTTTGTCAGTGTCGAGCTCGACACTGGAGATTCAATACCGCTACTGCCCCAAGCCGACGGCTGGTTCATGATCCAGACCCGTTGCCCAGCCGGTACCCGCTATCGCTACAACATCGACGGCGAACAGGAGGTGCCGGATCCGGCCTCCCGAGCCCAGGCCGGCGACATTGACCGCCACAGCGTGGTGGTCGATCCACACGCTTACTCCTGGCGACACATAAACTGGTCCGGTCGGCCCTGGCACGAAGCAGTCATCTACGAATTGCACGTCGGAGCCCTCGGTGGATTCGAAGGTGTCGAACAGCACCTGGCACGCCTGGCCGGCCTGGGCGTGACAGCCATCGAATTGATGCCGCTGGCGCAGTTTCCCGGTGATCGCAACTGGGGTTACGACGGCGTCCTGCCCTACGCGCCCCAGGCGTCCTACGGTACGCCCGAACAGCTCAAGCATCTGATCGACAGCGCCCATGGTCATGGGCTGGCGGTCATTCTGGATGTGGTCTACAACCACTTCGGTCCCGACGGCAACTACCTGCACCGCTACGCCAAGGGCTTCTTCCGTGAAGACAAGCACACCCCCTGGGGCGCGGCCATTGATTTCCGTCGCCGCGAAGTGCGGGACTTCTTCATCGACAATGCGCTCATGTGGCTGCTGGAATACCGTTTCGACGGGCTGCGCCTGGACGCCGTGCACGCGATTGAAGACCCGGATTTTCTCCATGAACTAGCGACCAAAGTGCGCGAGCAAGTGGACCCGGCGCGGCATGTCTGGCTGACCGTGGAAAACGAACATAACCAGGCCAGCCTGCTGGAACAGCATTACGACGCCCAGTGGAACGACGACGGCCACAATGCCCTGCACGTGTTGCTGACCGGCGAGACCGATGCGTACTACGCCGACTATGCCGAGCAACCAACGGAGCAACTGGCCCGCTGCCTCAGCCAGGGTTTCGTCTTCCAGGGCCATACCAACCGCCATGGCGAGGCCCGGGGGGAACCCAGCGGTCATTTGCCGCCCAGCGCGTTCGTGTTGTTCCTGCAGAACCATGACCAGATCGGCAACCGAGCCTTGGGTGAACGCCTGCATCAACTGGCGCCGCCCCAGGCACTGCACGCGGCAATCGCCTTGCTGCTGTTATCGCCGATGATTCCGCTGCTGTTCATGGGCGATGAAGTGGCCGCCGAACACCCGTTCCTGTTTTTCACCAGCCATCACGGCGAACTGGCTGAGCTGGTGCGCGAAGGCCGGCGCAACGAGTTCGCGGCCTTCAGCGCCTTCGCCGATCCCGAAAAGCGCGAACGGATTCCCGATCCCAACGACGCCGCCACCTTCGAGGCCTCGCGTCCGCAGTTCGAAGCGCAGCATCCCCATCAGCACGCCACCGAGGCGCTGTACCGTCAACTACTGAAGATCCGCCGTGAAGAAATCGTCCCGCGCCTACCCGGCGCCCAGGCGCTGGGCGCCGATGTACTGGGCCACGGTGCCGTCAGTGCACGCTGGCGACTGGGGGACGGCAGCGTATTGCGCATCGACCTGAACCTCAGCGAACAGCCGATCGAACATACCGCTCCGGAAGAGGTGCACATTCTTTTCGAACATCCGCACCAGGTCATGGGTCTGTTGCAACAGGGCGTTCTTGCGCCCTACAGCGCGCTGGTCAGTCTGACGCAGGCGACAAACTTGCCCAACATCACTGGAGAGCGCCTATGA
- the glgA gene encoding glycogen synthase GlgA: MISAALEPQQVRSQLPPAAESPTAPVLATGGKALLPVVRQNPNRKKVLFVTSEIADLVKTGGLGDVSAALPRAMAGLHDVRVLIPGYPQVMNSGNPIHIIGELGGHAALPPCKIGRMDMADGLVVYVLICPELFAREGSPYGANNGRDWPDNHIRFARLGLAAADIAANLAQIHWCPDLVHAHDWPAGLAPAYMHWRGQRTPTLFTIHNLAYQGVVSLASCPELGIPEHALQQEGMEFYGKLSFLKAGMAYSSHITTVSATYAQEITTPAFGCGLDGFLAAKTQQGLLSGIPNGIDESWDAATDTHLFRQFSMGDWEGKAVNAAHVRDLFGLDDSTGPLFAVVSRLVYQKGLDLTEAVAEFIVESGGQIAIIGRGEPEEEQAMRELALRFPGRIGVRIGFNETDARRMFAGSDFLLMPSRYEPCGLSQMYAQRFGSLPVARNTGGLADTIEDGITGFLFDESTVESYKQALGRAFKVFAFPDLLNAMRCRAMSAPFNWCQAVEPYADLYEQLVAKSLGKSVRK, from the coding sequence ATGATCAGTGCTGCCTTGGAACCACAGCAAGTCCGTTCTCAATTACCGCCGGCGGCTGAATCGCCGACGGCACCGGTGCTGGCCACCGGCGGCAAGGCACTGCTCCCCGTCGTTCGACAGAATCCCAATCGCAAGAAGGTATTGTTCGTAACGTCGGAAATCGCCGACCTGGTAAAGACCGGCGGCCTGGGCGATGTTTCGGCCGCACTGCCCCGGGCCATGGCCGGCCTGCATGATGTCCGGGTACTGATCCCCGGTTATCCGCAGGTGATGAACAGCGGCAACCCGATCCACATCATTGGCGAACTCGGTGGCCATGCCGCCCTGCCGCCCTGCAAGATCGGGCGCATGGACATGGCCGACGGCCTGGTGGTTTATGTCCTGATCTGCCCGGAACTCTTTGCCCGCGAAGGTTCACCTTACGGTGCCAACAACGGTCGCGACTGGCCCGACAACCATATTCGCTTCGCCCGCCTGGGCCTGGCTGCGGCTGACATCGCCGCCAACCTGGCACAGATCCATTGGTGCCCCGACCTCGTGCATGCCCACGACTGGCCCGCCGGGCTGGCACCAGCCTATATGCACTGGCGCGGGCAACGCACTCCGACCCTGTTCACCATCCACAACCTGGCGTACCAGGGCGTGGTGAGCCTGGCGTCCTGCCCGGAGCTGGGTATCCCGGAACACGCGCTGCAACAAGAAGGCATGGAGTTCTACGGCAAGTTGTCGTTTCTCAAGGCCGGCATGGCTTACTCCAGCCATATCACCACGGTCAGCGCCACCTACGCCCAGGAAATCACCACCCCGGCTTTCGGCTGTGGGCTCGACGGTTTCCTCGCGGCGAAGACGCAACAGGGCCTGCTCAGTGGCATTCCCAACGGCATCGATGAAAGCTGGGATGCCGCCACCGACACGCATCTGTTCCGCCAGTTCTCCATGGGGGATTGGGAGGGCAAGGCCGTCAACGCCGCCCATGTACGCGACCTGTTCGGCCTCGACGATTCCACGGGTCCGCTGTTCGCCGTGGTGTCGCGCCTGGTCTATCAGAAAGGCCTGGACCTGACCGAAGCCGTCGCTGAGTTCATCGTCGAATCGGGCGGCCAGATCGCCATCATCGGACGCGGCGAACCGGAGGAAGAACAAGCCATGCGTGAACTGGCGCTGCGCTTCCCGGGACGGATCGGTGTGCGCATCGGTTTCAACGAAACCGATGCCCGGCGGATGTTCGCAGGCAGCGACTTCCTGCTGATGCCCTCGCGCTACGAGCCCTGCGGCTTGAGCCAGATGTACGCCCAGCGCTTCGGCTCGCTGCCGGTGGCACGCAACACCGGTGGGCTGGCGGACACGATTGAGGACGGCATCACTGGCTTCCTGTTCGATGAGTCCACCGTGGAGAGCTACAAACAGGCATTGGGCCGGGCCTTCAAGGTCTTCGCTTTTCCTGATTTGCTCAACGCCATGCGCTGCCGCGCCATGTCTGCACCGTTCAACTGGTGCCAGGCCGTAGAACCCTACGCCGATCTCTACGAACAACTGGTGGCCAAGTCACTAGGTAAATCGGTCAGAAAATGA
- a CDS encoding D-2-hydroxyacid dehydrogenase family protein has protein sequence MAVQIAVIDDWQDVARDVVDWSVLDSIGQVTFVHDFPADRDTLAERLQRFEVICVMRERTVFDEGLLRRLPNLKLLLTGGMRNAALDLKTAAELGIQVCGTDSYKHAAPELTWALVMALTRNLVQEANALRAGLWQQGLGGDLHGKTLAILGLGSIGTRVAQFGQVFGMRVIAWSQNLTAEKAAEAGVTYVSKQALFEQADILSVHLVLSERTRGLVDAQALGWMKPEALLVNTARGPIVDEPALIEALQHKRLAGAALDVFAQEPLPSEHPFRTLDNVLATPHVGYVSRQNYQQFYSLMIEDLLAWAGGKPIRLLTAAPGGL, from the coding sequence ATGGCGGTGCAAATAGCAGTCATCGACGATTGGCAAGACGTAGCACGGGACGTAGTGGACTGGTCGGTGCTGGACAGCATCGGCCAGGTGACCTTTGTGCACGACTTTCCCGCCGACCGCGACACCCTCGCCGAGCGCTTGCAGCGCTTTGAGGTGATCTGTGTGATGCGTGAACGCACTGTGTTCGACGAAGGCCTGCTGCGGCGCCTGCCGAACCTCAAGCTGTTGCTCACCGGCGGCATGCGCAATGCCGCCCTGGACCTCAAAACCGCCGCCGAGCTGGGCATCCAGGTGTGCGGTACCGACAGCTATAAGCACGCCGCTCCCGAGTTGACCTGGGCGCTGGTCATGGCCCTGACCCGCAACCTGGTGCAGGAAGCCAATGCCCTGCGCGCTGGCTTGTGGCAGCAAGGTTTGGGGGGTGATCTGCACGGCAAGACCCTGGCGATCCTCGGCCTGGGGAGCATCGGTACACGGGTGGCGCAGTTCGGCCAGGTGTTCGGCATGCGGGTGATCGCCTGGAGCCAGAACCTCACCGCTGAAAAAGCCGCTGAAGCCGGCGTGACCTACGTCAGCAAGCAGGCACTGTTCGAGCAGGCCGACATTCTCTCGGTCCATTTGGTGCTCAGCGAACGCACCCGCGGCCTGGTGGATGCCCAGGCACTGGGCTGGATGAAACCCGAGGCGTTGCTGGTCAATACCGCGCGCGGGCCGATCGTCGATGAGCCCGCCCTGATCGAGGCCCTCCAGCACAAGCGCCTGGCGGGCGCCGCGCTGGACGTGTTCGCCCAGGAGCCCTTGCCCTCCGAGCACCCGTTCCGGACCTTGGATAACGTGCTGGCCACGCCGCATGTGGGTTATGTCAGCCGGCAGAATTATCAGCAGTTCTATTCGTTGATGATTGAGGATCTGTTGGCTTGGGCGGGGGGGAAGCCGATTCGGTTGCTGACGGCGGCCCCCGGGGGTTTATAG
- a CDS encoding alpha/beta fold hydrolase translates to MSRSTARWLPSLFLTAALPLLAQAANPPEGPAYGPELQGFEYPYTLKHFALQSQGQSLQMGYMDVPAQGKVNGRSVVLMHGKNFCAATWGDSIKTLSEAGYRVIAPDQIGFCTSSKPDHYQYSFQQLASNTQALLKALGVQKAIVVGHSTGGMLATRYALQFPDQVERLAMVNPIGLEDWKALGVPYRTVDQWYERELKLSADGIRNYERTTYYGGRWKPEFERWVDMLAGLNKGPGHTQVAWNSALIYDMIFTQPVYYEFKDLAVPTLLLIGTSDTTAIGSDIAPPAVKAKLGRYEVLGKQVAQLIPRSTLVEFPNLGHAPQMEEPDRFHRALLGWLDKPIP, encoded by the coding sequence ATGTCGCGTTCCACCGCTCGCTGGTTGCCCAGCCTGTTCCTGACCGCCGCCCTGCCCCTGCTCGCCCAGGCCGCCAATCCGCCTGAAGGCCCGGCCTATGGCCCGGAACTCCAGGGGTTCGAATATCCGTATACCCTCAAGCACTTCGCCCTCCAGTCCCAGGGCCAATCGTTGCAGATGGGCTACATGGACGTGCCGGCCCAAGGCAAGGTCAATGGCCGCAGCGTGGTGTTGATGCACGGCAAAAACTTCTGCGCCGCGACCTGGGGCGACTCGATCAAGACCCTCAGCGAGGCCGGCTACCGGGTGATAGCCCCGGACCAGATCGGCTTCTGCACATCGAGCAAGCCGGACCACTACCAGTACAGCTTCCAGCAACTGGCAAGCAACACCCAGGCCCTGCTCAAGGCCCTCGGTGTGCAGAAAGCCATCGTGGTGGGGCACTCCACCGGCGGCATGCTCGCCACCCGCTATGCCTTGCAATTTCCCGATCAGGTCGAACGCCTGGCGATGGTCAACCCCATCGGCCTGGAGGACTGGAAAGCCCTCGGCGTGCCCTACCGCACCGTGGACCAGTGGTACGAGCGTGAGCTGAAACTCAGCGCCGACGGCATTCGCAATTACGAGCGCACTACGTATTACGGCGGCCGCTGGAAGCCGGAATTCGAACGCTGGGTGGACATGCTCGCCGGGCTGAACAAGGGGCCTGGCCATACGCAAGTGGCGTGGAACTCGGCGCTGATCTACGACATGATCTTCACCCAGCCGGTCTATTACGAGTTCAAAGACCTGGCAGTGCCCACCTTGCTGCTGATCGGCACCTCTGACACCACCGCCATCGGCAGCGATATCGCGCCGCCGGCGGTGAAAGCCAAACTGGGCCGTTATGAGGTGCTGGGCAAGCAGGTTGCCCAACTGATTCCGCGCTCGACCCTGGTGGAGTTCCCCAATCTGGGGCATGCCCCGCAGATGGAAGAGCCGGACCGGTTCCATCGGGCCTTGCTGGGCTGGCTGGACAAACCCATTCCCTGA
- a CDS encoding YqaA family protein, translating to MGEAYIGLFLAAFGAATLLPLQSEALLVGLLLSDRYAPWLLLAVATLGNVLGSLVNWWLGTRLEQFKGRRWFPISPVHLDKARVHYRRYGRWSLLLSWVPIIGDPLTLVAGVMGEPWRRFLLIVTLAKGLRYGALALATLGWMG from the coding sequence ATGGGCGAGGCTTACATCGGGTTGTTCCTGGCCGCCTTCGGGGCGGCGACCTTGTTACCCCTGCAATCGGAAGCGCTGTTGGTGGGCCTGTTGCTCAGCGACCGCTATGCGCCCTGGCTGTTGCTGGCGGTCGCCACGCTGGGCAATGTGCTGGGCTCGCTGGTGAACTGGTGGCTGGGCACACGCCTGGAGCAGTTCAAGGGCCGTCGCTGGTTCCCCATCAGCCCCGTCCACCTGGACAAGGCCCGCGTGCATTATCGACGCTATGGACGTTGGTCGCTGCTGCTCAGTTGGGTACCGATCATTGGCGACCCGCTGACCCTGGTGGCAGGGGTCATGGGCGAACCCTGGCGGCGCTTTCTGCTGATCGTGACCCTTGCCAAGGGCCTGCGCTACGGCGCGCTCGCGCTCGCGACCCTGGGCTGGATGGGTTGA
- a CDS encoding DUF411 domain-containing protein, whose product MAKPLHLLALSALFMTTLAQAAEPVTIDVHRDANCGCCKKWISHLQENGFKVNDHVEADMSSVKQRLGVAPNLRSCHTAEINGKFVEGHVPADQVLALSKRNDLLGVAAPGMPMGSPGMEMDGMSDAYQVIGLKKDGTQTVVADYPAH is encoded by the coding sequence ATGGCCAAGCCCCTGCACTTGCTCGCCCTGAGCGCCCTGTTCATGACCACCCTGGCCCAGGCCGCCGAACCGGTCACCATCGACGTGCACCGTGATGCCAATTGCGGCTGCTGCAAAAAGTGGATCTCGCATCTGCAAGAAAACGGCTTCAAGGTCAACGACCATGTCGAGGCCGACATGAGTTCGGTCAAGCAACGCCTGGGCGTGGCGCCGAACCTGCGCTCCTGCCATACCGCCGAAATCAACGGAAAATTCGTCGAAGGCCACGTCCCGGCCGACCAGGTGCTGGCGTTGAGCAAACGCAATGACCTGCTTGGTGTGGCCGCGCCCGGCATGCCCATGGGCTCGCCCGGCATGGAAATGGATGGCATGAGCGATGCGTACCAAGTGATCGGCCTGAAAAAAGACGGGACTCAAACCGTTGTGGCGGATTACCCGGCCCACTGA
- a CDS encoding methyl-accepting chemotaxis protein — MIGEVTQATGAMASSLDNLQRTSAHTSEILMRHASETDQTVTAITEMSSTAESVAHNAAETAAFTQRANEHADRSRVVVGEASNSVVALIDEVASATRKVESMQQDAHRITEILGVIGAIAGQTNLLALNAAIEAARAGEQGRGFAVVADEVRALAARTQASTSEINEMLTRLTQGVSSSVLAMENTQASCQSAADATSRVNSGLDEMAGSVSQINSLSTQIATAAEQQSAVTEEINRSMVQIRHMVEELVESGLASENNTRQLLDANSRVNAIMGRFKVR; from the coding sequence ATGATCGGCGAAGTCACCCAGGCCACCGGCGCCATGGCATCGAGCCTGGATAACCTGCAACGGACTTCGGCCCACACCAGCGAAATCCTGATGCGGCACGCCTCGGAAACCGACCAGACCGTGACAGCCATTACCGAAATGAGCTCCACGGCGGAAAGTGTCGCGCACAATGCTGCCGAAACCGCGGCGTTCACCCAGCGCGCCAACGAGCATGCCGATCGTTCTCGCGTGGTGGTTGGCGAGGCATCCAATAGCGTGGTGGCGTTGATCGATGAAGTGGCCAGCGCCACCCGCAAGGTCGAAAGCATGCAGCAGGACGCTCATCGCATTACAGAGATCCTCGGTGTCATCGGTGCCATCGCCGGGCAGACCAACCTGTTGGCCCTCAACGCCGCCATCGAAGCGGCCCGGGCCGGTGAGCAAGGTCGTGGCTTCGCGGTCGTGGCCGACGAAGTTCGCGCCCTCGCCGCCCGCACCCAGGCCAGCACCTCGGAAATCAACGAAATGCTGACCCGCCTGACCCAGGGTGTAAGTTCGTCGGTCTTGGCCATGGAAAACACCCAGGCCAGTTGTCAGTCGGCCGCCGACGCCACCTCCCGCGTGAACTCGGGCCTGGATGAAATGGCGGGCTCCGTCAGCCAGATCAACAGCCTGAGCACCCAGATCGCCACCGCCGCCGAGCAACAAAGCGCCGTGACCGAGGAGATCAACCGCAGCATGGTGCAGATCCGCCACATGGTGGAGGAACTGGTGGAAAGCGGCCTGGCCAGCGAGAACAACACCCGCCAGCTACTGGACGCCAACAGCCGAGTGAATGCAATCATGGGGCGGTTCAAGGTTCGCTAA
- a CDS encoding GNAT family N-acetyltransferase: MSALVIRPFRPTDGAGISELFRRVYGDHYVSPDVYLPRMICQYNAQQHWRSMVAVLGEQVVGHAALCRGFASPSDAELALMAVDPALQGAGIATRLGQRLLDRCQDLGLARLSIKQVTSHPFSQRLAQQLGFHDTGLLPDYVPSPFASAQAETIIVGCQVISGQRRPLPHLRWPATCQWLMEPLASRFGTTTIETPASVQPLQVRQLPGRIDIVAASMDRRLARQLQGLPAHWPLSVRLGLRQSFADDCRRLMAAGFIFTGMMPAESDPGWQALFHRGALARSLRLHSEPMQRLHDGLQAHAQTWRGAQANSAA, encoded by the coding sequence ATGAGCGCCTTGGTCATCAGGCCGTTCAGGCCCACGGACGGTGCCGGGATCAGCGAGTTATTTCGACGGGTGTACGGCGACCACTATGTCTCGCCGGACGTGTATTTGCCGCGGATGATTTGCCAGTACAACGCACAGCAACATTGGCGTTCCATGGTCGCGGTGCTGGGCGAGCAAGTGGTCGGCCATGCCGCGCTGTGCCGAGGGTTTGCCAGCCCTTCAGACGCCGAGCTGGCGTTGATGGCGGTAGACCCGGCGCTGCAAGGTGCCGGGATTGCCACCCGACTGGGCCAGCGATTACTTGACCGCTGCCAGGACCTTGGCCTGGCCAGGCTGTCGATCAAGCAAGTCACCAGCCATCCCTTCAGCCAACGGTTGGCACAACAGCTGGGATTCCATGACACCGGCCTGCTCCCCGACTACGTGCCCTCGCCGTTCGCCAGTGCCCAGGCCGAAACCATTATCGTCGGCTGTCAGGTGATCAGCGGCCAGCGTCGGCCGCTGCCACACCTGCGGTGGCCCGCGACATGCCAATGGCTGATGGAGCCGCTGGCATCGAGGTTCGGAACCACGACCATCGAGACCCCGGCATCGGTACAGCCGTTGCAAGTCAGGCAACTGCCCGGGCGTATCGACATTGTGGCCGCGAGCATGGACCGCCGCCTGGCCAGGCAATTGCAAGGTCTACCGGCCCATTGGCCACTGTCAGTGCGGCTCGGGCTTCGCCAGTCGTTCGCCGATGACTGCCGGCGGTTAATGGCCGCGGGTTTCATCTTCACCGGGATGATGCCCGCAGAAAGCGACCCGGGTTGGCAGGCTCTGTTTCACCGCGGCGCCTTGGCTCGCAGCCTCCGCTTGCACTCGGAACCGATGCAACGGCTGCACGATGGATTGCAGGCTCACGCTCAGACATGGAGGGGCGCGCAGGCAAACTCGGCGGCTTGA
- a CDS encoding phenylacetate--CoA ligase family protein, translating into MSTSLPFEQWLAHIRTHSTYYQNTLRHLPAQGCTLEDLPIADVKNYWVGGQDLDKWEVLTTPVKDALVFKTGGTTSQGKLSVYTHAEWQLMLDCFGRSLSAQLKAGDRIANLFFSGDLYASFLFIHGALCSVDVAITEFPFTGSADLDGLTDAVNGHRINVLAGVPAHLLAFASHLNQLGRTLPSITTVLFGGEQLFERQLPTLRRAFPQAHFASIGYASVDAGLVGASEPDCELGEHRVFDEQTRLEIIDETSGEVIEECDRCGDLVVTNFTRTLMPIVRYPVGDRACWREPAGTPRRKFALQGRSAQSQRVRVGVLSLFPQHISDITRRITGDVQWQLIIEHVVNNDHVTLQWVPGEHATACESLSDALKAALTEQYPGLDQLGLAVQACSAQALTRHPRSGKHLPIVDRRVYGLMAARRAG; encoded by the coding sequence ATGAGCACTTCTTTACCCTTCGAACAATGGCTGGCCCATATCCGAACGCATTCAACCTATTACCAAAACACCTTGAGGCATTTGCCAGCGCAGGGATGCACGCTGGAAGACTTACCCATCGCCGATGTCAAGAATTACTGGGTGGGTGGTCAAGACCTGGATAAGTGGGAAGTATTGACCACCCCAGTAAAAGACGCGCTGGTTTTTAAAACCGGTGGTACCACCAGTCAAGGGAAACTGTCGGTCTATACGCACGCTGAATGGCAACTGATGCTTGACTGCTTCGGTCGCAGTCTGTCGGCTCAATTGAAGGCCGGCGATCGAATTGCCAATCTGTTTTTCTCAGGTGACCTGTACGCCAGTTTTCTGTTTATTCATGGTGCCCTCTGCAGTGTCGATGTGGCTATAACCGAATTTCCATTCACCGGGTCGGCGGATCTTGACGGACTGACCGATGCCGTCAATGGGCACCGCATCAATGTACTGGCCGGCGTGCCTGCCCACCTCCTGGCGTTTGCCAGTCACTTGAATCAATTGGGGCGAACGTTGCCGAGCATTACCACCGTCCTGTTTGGTGGTGAGCAACTGTTCGAAAGGCAGCTTCCAACGTTACGCCGTGCATTTCCACAGGCACATTTCGCATCCATCGGTTATGCGAGTGTGGATGCCGGGCTGGTGGGCGCCAGCGAACCGGATTGCGAATTGGGTGAGCATCGCGTCTTCGACGAGCAGACCCGGCTGGAAATTATCGATGAAACCAGTGGAGAAGTGATTGAAGAATGTGATCGCTGCGGCGATCTGGTGGTCACCAACTTCACCCGCACGCTGATGCCTATCGTGCGTTACCCGGTCGGGGACAGGGCCTGTTGGCGCGAACCTGCCGGCACCCCACGGCGCAAATTCGCCCTGCAGGGACGAAGCGCCCAAAGCCAGCGGGTGCGGGTCGGCGTTCTTTCGCTGTTCCCACAGCACATCAGCGACATCACCCGGCGCATTACCGGCGATGTGCAATGGCAATTGATCATCGAGCATGTCGTAAATAACGATCATGTCACGCTCCAATGGGTGCCCGGCGAACACGCGACGGCTTGCGAGTCTCTCTCCGATGCCCTTAAAGCCGCGCTGACCGAACAGTATCCGGGCCTCGATCAACTCGGACTGGCCGTTCAGGCCTGTAGCGCGCAAGCGCTGACACGGCACCCACGCTCGGGCAAACATCTGCCGATCGTCGACCGTCGGGTCTATGGCCTGATGGCCGCGAGGCGCGCCGGATGA